The Nitrogeniibacter aestuarii genome has a window encoding:
- a CDS encoding UbiH/UbiF family hydroxylase: protein MDFDLIIVGAGLAGASLAAALRSSRLKIAVIESRPPAQSPGWDSRIYAISPTNADFLSEIGAWQHLDTHRLTPVYDMQIRGDAGGELSFSAYDCGLRELAWIVESGLMQRELWETIKRQHNLTLICPASPSAIDVTDDAATLTLDDGRTLTARLVVAADGARSWVREQAGIEAKTTPYQEKGVVANFRCEKPHRNTAYQWFRPDGILAYLPLPDQMISIVWSTPDAHADELVSLDASALCDRVAEAAGHQLGALELVTEAAAFPLRLMRVSNPTAPRIALIGDAAHAIHPLSGHGINLGYQDAKVLAGLLADLPAWRDPGEAAILGAYARARAEETTLLQSTTHALNRLFKPDNSLLSGIRNLGLNLTNRLPVIRNSLVRYAVSGHF from the coding sequence ATGGATTTTGACCTGATCATCGTTGGCGCCGGCCTGGCAGGCGCCAGCCTCGCTGCGGCCTTGCGCAGCAGCCGCCTCAAGATTGCCGTGATCGAGTCACGCCCGCCGGCTCAGAGCCCTGGCTGGGATTCGCGCATCTACGCCATCAGCCCCACCAACGCAGACTTTCTGAGCGAGATCGGCGCCTGGCAACATCTCGACACCCATCGCCTCACACCGGTCTACGATATGCAGATCAGGGGCGACGCCGGCGGCGAGCTGTCCTTCTCGGCCTATGACTGCGGCTTGCGCGAGCTGGCCTGGATCGTCGAATCCGGTCTCATGCAGCGAGAGCTGTGGGAAACCATCAAGCGCCAGCACAACCTCACCCTGATCTGCCCGGCCAGCCCGTCAGCCATCGACGTGACTGACGATGCCGCCACCCTCACGCTCGACGATGGCCGCACCCTGACCGCCAGACTCGTGGTCGCCGCCGATGGCGCCCGCAGCTGGGTCCGCGAACAGGCGGGTATCGAAGCGAAGACAACCCCCTACCAAGAAAAAGGCGTGGTCGCCAACTTCCGTTGCGAGAAACCGCACCGTAACACTGCCTACCAGTGGTTCCGGCCGGACGGCATCCTCGCCTACCTGCCCTTGCCGGACCAGATGATTTCCATAGTCTGGTCCACGCCCGATGCGCACGCCGACGAACTGGTGTCGCTCGACGCCAGCGCCCTGTGCGATCGCGTCGCCGAGGCCGCCGGCCATCAGCTGGGCGCGCTCGAACTGGTGACCGAAGCCGCCGCCTTTCCTTTGCGGCTGATGCGCGTGAGCAACCCCACTGCGCCTCGCATCGCGCTGATCGGCGATGCTGCGCATGCCATCCACCCGCTCTCGGGCCATGGCATCAACCTCGGCTACCAGGACGCCAAGGTGCTCGCCGGGCTGCTGGCCGACCTGCCGGCCTGGCGAGATCCGGGCGAAGCCGCCATTCTCGGCGCGTACGCCCGTGCCCGCGCCGAAGAGACCACATTGCTGCAATCCACCACCCATGCCCTCAATCGCCTGTTCAAGCCGGATAACAGCCTGCTGTCAGGCATTCGCAATCTCGGGCTGAACCTCACCAACCGCCTGCCGGTCATACGCAACTCACTGGTGCGTTATGCCGTCAGTGGTCATTTCTGA
- a CDS encoding alpha/beta fold hydrolase, whose translation MERRDFTVTVAGLGLHVTEWGAREARPVVMLHGIRGFAETFVGVAEALQPEFRVIAFDQRGRGDSDWDPERNYYTDTYVNDVLAVVDTLGIDRFDLLGHSMGGINAIVFASLHPDRVERLIIEDAGPGAFEHSPGVARIRREMVETPVRFDDWSAASEFMRGLRPSVTEEARQQRLRSMLKALPDGGYTWRYDHAGIAAIRLEPDGARVPDLRPHVAALRCDTLVLRGAQTDYLQAEMAQDMCRLNPKVVTTDIAGAGHYVHDDQPVLFNQAVRDFLLSGAAKTDTKVTTS comes from the coding sequence ATGGAGCGCCGCGATTTCACAGTGACGGTGGCGGGCCTTGGTTTGCACGTCACCGAATGGGGGGCGCGTGAGGCCCGCCCGGTGGTCATGTTGCATGGCATCCGGGGCTTTGCGGAAACCTTCGTCGGTGTGGCCGAGGCGCTGCAGCCCGAGTTCCGGGTGATTGCCTTCGATCAGCGTGGACGCGGCGATTCCGATTGGGACCCCGAACGGAACTACTACACCGACACCTATGTGAACGATGTACTGGCGGTCGTCGATACCCTCGGCATCGATCGATTCGATCTGCTCGGGCACTCGATGGGCGGTATCAATGCCATCGTGTTTGCGTCGCTCCATCCGGACCGGGTCGAACGCCTGATCATCGAGGACGCCGGCCCGGGGGCATTCGAGCACAGCCCCGGCGTGGCCCGCATCCGGCGCGAGATGGTCGAAACGCCGGTGCGCTTCGACGATTGGTCGGCCGCCAGCGAATTCATGCGTGGGCTGCGCCCCAGCGTGACCGAAGAGGCGCGGCAGCAACGGCTCAGAAGCATGCTCAAGGCCCTGCCGGACGGCGGGTACACCTGGCGCTACGACCATGCCGGCATTGCTGCCATCCGCCTTGAGCCGGATGGGGCACGGGTGCCCGATCTGCGCCCGCATGTGGCGGCACTCCGGTGCGACACCCTGGTGCTGAGGGGCGCACAGACCGACTACCTGCAGGCGGAGATGGCCCAGGACATGTGCCGGCTCAACCCGAAGGTCGTCACCACCGACATTGCCGGTGCCGGGCACTACGTGCATGACGACCAGCCGGTTCTCTTCAACCAGGCGGTGCGCGATTTTCTGCTGAGCGGTGCCGCGAAAACAGACACGAAGGTCACGACATCATGA
- a CDS encoding alpha/beta hydrolase, translated as MSQELLPCVEIETRPNPTHAVIWMHGLGADGHDFEPIVDEFDTEALPPTRFVFPHAPARPVTINGGYVMRAWYDILSQDFAQRREDPAGVIESAARIEALIARENERGVPDGNIVLAGFSQGGAIALHTALRHGKTLAGVLALSTYLPLADTLAAEASDANAATPIFMAHGRDDAVIPHAFAQKSYEQLKSAGYPIEWQTYFVEHGIVLEEVRDIERWLVRVLKA; from the coding sequence ATGAGCCAAGAACTGTTGCCCTGCGTTGAAATCGAAACCCGCCCGAATCCAACCCATGCGGTCATCTGGATGCATGGTCTGGGCGCGGACGGGCATGACTTCGAACCGATTGTGGACGAATTCGACACCGAGGCCTTGCCGCCCACACGTTTCGTTTTCCCGCATGCGCCTGCGCGCCCGGTGACGATCAACGGGGGGTATGTCATGCGCGCCTGGTACGACATCCTGAGCCAGGACTTTGCCCAGCGGCGGGAAGATCCGGCGGGCGTGATCGAATCGGCGGCCCGGATCGAAGCACTCATTGCGCGCGAGAACGAGCGCGGTGTGCCCGATGGCAATATCGTGCTGGCCGGGTTTTCGCAGGGCGGTGCGATTGCCTTGCACACCGCGCTGAGACACGGCAAGACGCTGGCCGGGGTGTTGGCCCTGTCGACGTATCTGCCCCTTGCCGACACGCTTGCGGCCGAGGCCAGCGACGCCAACGCCGCGACGCCGATCTTCATGGCCCATGGCCGGGACGACGCCGTGATTCCTCACGCTTTTGCCCAGAAATCGTACGAGCAGCTCAAATCGGCGGGCTACCCGATCGAGTGGCAGACCTATTTTGTCGAACACGGCATCGTGCTCGAAGAGGTGCGTGACATCGAGCGCTGGCTGGTGCGGGTGCTCAAGGCCTGA
- a CDS encoding NIPSNAP family protein has product MICEQRTYSLVPGGVREYLRLYNEMAREVQVSILGDLVALLQPEGGDLNQLVFLWRFDSFDARRERRERLLADPRFTEFRKASRHLLVRQESRLLSPV; this is encoded by the coding sequence ATGATCTGCGAGCAAAGAACCTACTCCCTGGTGCCCGGTGGCGTCAGGGAATACCTGCGGCTTTACAACGAGATGGCGCGCGAGGTGCAAGTGAGCATCCTCGGCGACCTGGTGGCGTTGCTGCAACCGGAGGGGGGCGACCTGAACCAGCTGGTCTTCCTGTGGCGATTCGACAGTTTCGACGCCCGCCGCGAGCGCCGCGAGCGCCTGCTGGCCGACCCGCGCTTTACGGAATTCCGCAAGGCCAGCCGCCATTTGCTGGTTCGCCAGGAGAGCCGGCTGCTCAGTCCCGTTTGA
- a CDS encoding VOC family protein, with protein sequence MSTPTEDVKPRIRRTHIALYVKNPFEAVGWYKDVLGMIETARGERWVFLSFGTKHHDIALIQADPTMEGAQARGEINLQHYGLEIDGTMDDLRRLYGMLLRKNVPIVKITDHKVGYGLYFTDPDGHRFEFFLETIHDDEEGRRVLGEHNAPSDPFDLQPL encoded by the coding sequence GTGAGCACCCCAACGGAAGACGTCAAACCCCGCATTCGCAGAACCCATATTGCGTTGTATGTGAAGAACCCGTTCGAGGCGGTCGGCTGGTACAAGGACGTGCTCGGCATGATCGAGACTGCCCGCGGCGAACGCTGGGTGTTTCTCTCCTTCGGCACCAAGCATCACGACATCGCCCTGATTCAGGCCGATCCCACGATGGAAGGCGCTCAGGCCCGCGGCGAGATCAATCTGCAGCACTACGGGCTCGAGATCGACGGGACGATGGACGATCTGCGCCGGCTGTACGGGATGCTGCTGCGCAAGAACGTGCCGATCGTGAAGATCACCGACCACAAGGTCGGCTACGGCCTGTACTTCACCGACCCCGATGGCCACCGGTTCGAGTTCTTTCTCGAGACCATCCATGACGACGAAGAAGGACGGCGGGTGCTGGGCGAACACAACGCCCCCAGCGATCCGTTCGACCTCCAGCCGCTTTGA
- a CDS encoding NAD-dependent succinate-semialdehyde dehydrogenase, whose amino-acid sequence MYPELFNYIDGQFVGGRDRDGQAVFDPATGESIGHLPWASRDELDHALDAAGRAFEHWRSSSPMVRAEVLRKVAALTRQRADDIGRNITLDNGKPVAEAVAEVMNSAEHIEWSAEECRRIYGRVVPSRDPQVRQLVVREPVGVCAAFSPWNFPFSQAVKKVAAAIGAGCTVILKGPEESPSAIVALARLFHDAGLPAGVFNIVWGRPADVSRHLIESPIVRKVSFTGSVPVGKQLAAMAGAHMKRVSMELGGHSPVIVCDDADVDQAAILLSRYKVRNAGQVCVSPSRFYVQSGVYEQFVARFKAAIDGVKVGHGLDEGTQMGPLVHERRRAAVTELVDDAVSHGGEVLSGGASIGEKGFFYAPTIIAGVPDQARIMNEEPFGPVAPLTRFDDLDEVLRRANSVPYGLASYVFTTSIKNATHLSNGLEVGMVNINHSGMAHPELPFGGVKDSGVGSEGGTETFDSYLVTKMISQI is encoded by the coding sequence ATGTATCCCGAACTTTTCAATTACATCGACGGGCAGTTCGTCGGCGGTCGTGACCGCGACGGGCAAGCCGTTTTCGACCCTGCGACCGGCGAGTCCATTGGTCATCTGCCATGGGCGAGCCGTGATGAGCTGGATCACGCACTCGATGCCGCCGGGCGCGCGTTCGAGCACTGGCGAAGCAGTTCGCCCATGGTGCGGGCCGAGGTGTTGCGCAAGGTGGCCGCGCTGACCCGGCAACGGGCCGACGACATCGGACGGAACATCACCCTGGACAACGGCAAGCCGGTGGCCGAAGCCGTGGCCGAGGTGATGAACAGCGCCGAGCATATCGAGTGGAGCGCGGAAGAGTGCCGGCGCATCTACGGGCGGGTTGTCCCGTCGCGTGATCCGCAGGTTCGCCAGCTCGTGGTGCGCGAGCCGGTCGGGGTGTGTGCGGCGTTCAGCCCGTGGAATTTCCCCTTCAGTCAGGCCGTCAAGAAAGTGGCGGCCGCGATCGGCGCCGGTTGCACGGTCATCCTCAAGGGGCCGGAAGAGTCGCCCAGCGCCATCGTCGCGCTGGCGCGGCTGTTCCACGATGCCGGACTGCCGGCCGGCGTGTTCAACATCGTGTGGGGCCGACCGGCGGACGTTTCGCGGCATCTGATCGAGTCGCCCATCGTGCGCAAGGTGTCGTTCACCGGCTCGGTGCCGGTGGGCAAGCAACTGGCCGCAATGGCCGGCGCCCACATGAAACGGGTGAGCATGGAGCTGGGCGGGCATTCGCCGGTCATCGTCTGCGACGACGCTGACGTCGATCAGGCAGCGATCCTGCTGTCGCGCTACAAGGTGCGCAATGCCGGTCAGGTGTGTGTGTCGCCCTCGCGTTTCTATGTCCAGTCCGGCGTGTACGAGCAGTTCGTGGCCCGCTTCAAGGCGGCCATCGACGGGGTCAAGGTCGGGCACGGGCTCGACGAAGGCACGCAGATGGGCCCGCTTGTTCACGAGCGGCGCCGGGCAGCGGTGACGGAACTGGTGGACGATGCGGTCAGCCACGGTGGCGAAGTGCTCAGTGGCGGCGCCAGCATCGGAGAGAAGGGCTTCTTCTATGCGCCAACGATCATCGCCGGCGTGCCCGACCAGGCGCGCATCATGAACGAGGAGCCTTTCGGGCCGGTGGCACCGCTGACCCGTTTCGACGATCTCGACGAAGTCCTGCGACGCGCCAACAGTGTGCCGTACGGGTTGGCCTCTTATGTCTTCACCACTTCGATCAAGAATGCGACGCATCTGTCCAACGGGCTGGAGGTCGGCATGGTGAACATCAATCATTCAGGCATGGCGCACCCGGAACTGCCGTTCGGCGGGGTGAAGGACAGCGGCGTGGGCAGCGAAGGCGGGACCGAGACCTTTGACAGCTACCTTGTGACCAAGATGATCAGCCAGATCTGA
- a CDS encoding amino acid synthesis family protein: MNVKEHNFGAFHVRKWFLQIEDTNATESGAPADGEPVRKIVLAACVHNPYAGRFVEDLSAWIEASPVLGREFGRRIQAAAAGQAIESYGKAILVGIDGDYEHGNALLTNPAANPIRDAVGGGKSWVPSTGKRGGPGTILDIPLAHKDALYVRSHYDTVSVCFNDAPNRDEVLVCWAFATRGRLHARLGGLKASDIKGQDGLN; encoded by the coding sequence ATGAACGTCAAAGAACACAATTTCGGCGCCTTCCACGTGCGCAAGTGGTTCCTGCAGATCGAGGACACCAATGCCACCGAAAGCGGTGCACCCGCCGACGGCGAACCGGTGCGCAAGATCGTCCTGGCTGCCTGCGTGCACAACCCCTACGCCGGCCGTTTCGTGGAGGACCTGAGCGCCTGGATCGAGGCCTCTCCGGTGCTCGGGCGCGAGTTCGGCCGACGCATCCAGGCGGCTGCGGCCGGTCAGGCCATCGAAAGCTACGGCAAGGCGATCCTGGTCGGTATCGACGGCGACTACGAGCACGGCAATGCACTGCTCACCAACCCGGCGGCCAACCCGATTCGCGATGCGGTCGGTGGTGGCAAGTCGTGGGTGCCCTCGACCGGCAAGCGCGGCGGCCCCGGCACCATCCTCGATATTCCGCTGGCTCACAAGGACGCCCTGTATGTGCGCTCCCACTACGACACGGTCAGCGTGTGCTTCAACGATGCGCCCAATCGCGACGAAGTGCTGGTGTGCTGGGCGTTTGCCACGCGCGGGCGCCTGCATGCCCGACTCGGTGGCCTGAAGGCCTCCGACATCAAGGGTCAGGACGGGCTGAACTGA
- a CDS encoding DsbC family protein, which yields MKTFSLRAGILALGLAATLAHAGDAEVKARMEKFIGAPVVSSVSATPYAGLYEVVLQSGELVYVDEEVKYIFTGSIIEAGSRENLTQARKNELNAIDFATLPLEHAVKHVQGKGERVIATFEDPNCGFCKRLAQEIQNMDNVTVYTFLYPILSADSTTKSKQIWCSKKPGQAWMDWIADGIKPTGPTDCDTKAIDANIELGQQLRVGGTPTIFLSDGSRIGGYVSADKLEEAIAKAEANKK from the coding sequence ATGAAAACGTTTTCCCTGCGCGCTGGCATCCTGGCGCTCGGCCTTGCCGCCACCCTTGCCCACGCGGGTGACGCCGAGGTCAAGGCCAGGATGGAAAAATTCATCGGCGCGCCGGTCGTCAGCTCGGTCAGTGCCACCCCCTACGCCGGCCTGTACGAAGTCGTCCTGCAGTCGGGCGAGCTCGTGTATGTCGATGAAGAGGTGAAGTACATCTTCACCGGCAGCATCATCGAAGCGGGCAGCCGCGAGAACCTCACCCAGGCGCGCAAGAACGAACTCAACGCCATCGATTTCGCCACCCTGCCCCTCGAACATGCCGTCAAGCATGTCCAGGGCAAGGGTGAGCGCGTGATCGCCACCTTCGAGGACCCCAACTGCGGTTTCTGCAAGCGCCTGGCGCAGGAAATCCAGAACATGGACAACGTGACGGTCTACACCTTCCTGTACCCCATCCTCAGTGCGGATTCGACCACCAAGTCCAAGCAGATCTGGTGCAGCAAGAAACCGGGGCAGGCGTGGATGGACTGGATTGCCGACGGCATCAAACCCACCGGCCCGACGGACTGCGACACCAAGGCCATCGACGCCAACATCGAACTGGGTCAGCAACTGCGCGTGGGCGGTACCCCGACCATCTTCCTGTCCGACGGCTCACGCATCGGCGGCTATGTATCGGCTGACAAGCTCGAAGAGGCCATCGCCAAGGCCGAAGCCAACAAGAAGTAA
- a CDS encoding bifunctional 3-(3-hydroxy-phenyl)propionate/3-hydroxycinnamic acid hydroxylase has protein sequence MNPQTAVPVLIVGAGPVGVSIANLLGSYGVETLLVDRSPAILNYPRAVGLDDEALRTFQAFGMAEPMLRNMIQNVPMRMYTARKKCFAEILPSTREFGWFRRNLFSQPLGEGTLREGLARYPNVTMALGMELKSLQQDADGVEAVLQDEAGQTRSVRARYVVGSDGARSTVRELLKVPYEGQTHAHKWAVIECDGDPLDAPYTALHCEPQRPYVCLRLPYGLRRWEFMMFAGEDEEQILKPEKVLDLLRNHVANPETLNVIRARVYTHNSRVAKSFVVGRVCLAGDTAHITPPWIGQGLNAGLRDAFNLAWKLAWIIQGRLKPELLQSYHDERHAHAKAMIDLADLFGSALSVRNRFVAWLRDRFFLSIRNLPGIRDYILQMRFKPMPRFSTGVVLNSGKRAQDDSVGRMFIQPNVEAAPGHSQRLDDVIGGRFALIGWRCDPLAHAPAGLLDALERLGCDRYVGVRACSGNHEIPSRTGAGEGAKVINDVENTLHFWFHSRSVDWVLIRPDRFVAAVGSADDAIGQLTRFCAQTLPEGGAATQARGNPHAEEAAA, from the coding sequence ATGAATCCACAGACTGCCGTTCCCGTATTGATTGTCGGCGCGGGCCCGGTTGGCGTCTCGATTGCCAACCTGCTCGGCTCCTACGGGGTGGAAACACTCCTGGTGGACCGGAGCCCGGCGATTCTCAACTACCCGCGCGCCGTCGGGCTGGACGACGAAGCCCTGCGGACGTTTCAGGCCTTCGGCATGGCAGAGCCCATGCTGCGAAACATGATCCAGAACGTGCCGATGCGCATGTACACCGCACGCAAGAAGTGCTTCGCGGAAATTCTCCCCAGTACCCGGGAGTTCGGCTGGTTTCGCCGCAATCTGTTCTCGCAGCCGCTGGGCGAGGGTACCTTGCGCGAGGGGCTCGCACGCTATCCGAACGTCACCATGGCGCTGGGCATGGAGCTGAAGTCGCTGCAGCAGGACGCCGATGGCGTCGAGGCTGTGCTGCAGGACGAAGCCGGCCAGACCCGGAGCGTGCGTGCCCGGTATGTGGTCGGTTCGGATGGCGCACGCAGCACGGTGCGCGAACTGCTGAAGGTGCCGTACGAGGGACAGACCCATGCGCACAAGTGGGCGGTCATCGAGTGTGACGGCGATCCGCTGGACGCCCCATACACCGCGTTGCATTGCGAGCCGCAGCGACCGTACGTCTGCCTGCGTCTGCCCTACGGGCTGCGTCGCTGGGAGTTCATGATGTTCGCCGGCGAGGACGAAGAGCAGATTCTCAAGCCGGAAAAGGTGCTCGACCTGCTGCGTAACCATGTGGCGAATCCGGAGACCCTCAACGTGATCCGGGCACGGGTCTACACGCACAACTCTCGCGTGGCGAAGTCCTTTGTCGTCGGGCGCGTGTGCCTGGCGGGCGATACCGCCCACATCACGCCGCCGTGGATCGGTCAGGGGCTCAACGCCGGTCTGCGCGATGCCTTCAATCTGGCCTGGAAGCTGGCCTGGATCATCCAGGGGCGGCTCAAGCCCGAGCTGCTGCAGAGCTACCACGACGAGCGTCACGCCCACGCCAAGGCCATGATCGATCTGGCCGACCTGTTCGGCTCGGCCTTGTCGGTGCGCAATCGCTTCGTGGCCTGGTTGCGCGACCGCTTCTTCCTGTCGATCCGCAATCTGCCCGGTATCCGCGACTACATCCTGCAGATGCGCTTCAAGCCCATGCCCCGTTTTTCGACCGGGGTGGTGCTCAACTCCGGCAAGCGCGCGCAGGACGACTCGGTCGGGCGCATGTTCATCCAGCCGAATGTGGAGGCGGCGCCCGGACATTCGCAGCGTCTCGATGATGTGATCGGCGGACGCTTCGCCCTGATCGGATGGCGCTGCGACCCGCTGGCCCATGCGCCGGCCGGGCTGCTCGACGCGCTGGAGCGCCTGGGATGCGATCGCTACGTCGGCGTGCGGGCCTGCAGCGGGAATCATGAAATCCCTTCGCGAACCGGGGCCGGCGAGGGCGCCAAGGTGATCAACGATGTCGAGAACACGCTGCACTTCTGGTTCCATTCGCGATCGGTCGACTGGGTCCTGATTCGTCCGGATCGCTTTGTGGCGGCGGTGGGTTCGGCCGACGACGCCATCGGCCAGCTGACCCGCTTCTGCGCGCAGACACTCCCGGAGGGGGGCGCCGCGACGCAGGCCCGGGGCAACCCGCACGCCGAGGAAGCGGCGGCCTGA
- a CDS encoding NAD-dependent succinate-semialdehyde dehydrogenase — protein MLALHDSSLLRQQCLIGGQWMSAPEQIDVINPATGERIASVPRLGPEAASAAVAAASEAWPAWRAETAKARAAVLRQWFELIMANQDDLARIMTAEQGKPLAEARGEIAYAASFIEWFAEEAKRTYGDVVPSPVSSQRIVVTKEPIGVCAAITPWNFPAAMITRKAGPALAAGCTMVVKPASQTPLTALALAALAERAGVPPGVLSVVTGSAGEIGSILATDPRVRKLSFTGSTEVGRVLMAQSASTVKKVSMELGGNAPFIVFEDADLDAAVAGAMLSKYRNAGQTCVCANRLYVHDKVYDAFAEKLVRAVNALKIGNGVEAGVSIGPLIDARAVAKVQEHIADATAKGARVLTGGKTHTLGHSFFEPTVLADVTPTMAVAREETFGPLAPLFRFSTEDEVVAMANDTEFGLASYFYARDLGRVWRVAERLEYGMVGVNTGLISNEVAPFGGVKQSGIGREGSRYGIEDYLVVKYINMGGLDA, from the coding sequence ATGCTAGCGCTTCACGACTCCAGCCTGCTGCGACAACAATGCCTGATCGGCGGGCAATGGATGTCCGCCCCCGAACAGATTGACGTCATCAATCCCGCCACCGGTGAGCGCATCGCCTCGGTGCCCCGGCTGGGGCCTGAAGCCGCCTCGGCCGCGGTCGCCGCCGCCAGTGAGGCCTGGCCCGCATGGCGCGCCGAAACCGCCAAGGCACGTGCCGCCGTTCTGCGGCAGTGGTTCGAACTGATCATGGCGAATCAGGACGACCTGGCCCGCATCATGACGGCGGAGCAGGGCAAGCCACTGGCCGAGGCCCGGGGTGAAATTGCCTATGCCGCCTCTTTCATCGAATGGTTTGCCGAAGAGGCGAAACGTACCTATGGAGACGTTGTGCCGTCGCCGGTGAGCAGTCAGCGCATCGTGGTCACGAAAGAGCCGATCGGGGTGTGCGCGGCCATTACGCCGTGGAACTTCCCGGCCGCCATGATCACCCGCAAGGCCGGGCCCGCGCTGGCCGCTGGCTGCACCATGGTGGTCAAGCCGGCCTCGCAGACGCCGCTGACTGCGCTCGCCCTGGCCGCGTTGGCAGAGCGCGCTGGCGTACCGCCCGGGGTGCTCTCGGTGGTCACCGGCTCAGCCGGCGAGATCGGAAGCATCCTTGCCACCGATCCGCGGGTGCGAAAACTGAGCTTTACCGGGTCCACCGAGGTCGGCCGGGTGCTCATGGCCCAGAGCGCATCGACCGTCAAGAAAGTGTCGATGGAGCTGGGGGGCAATGCGCCGTTCATCGTCTTCGAAGACGCCGACCTGGATGCCGCGGTCGCCGGCGCCATGCTGTCGAAGTACCGCAATGCCGGCCAGACCTGCGTCTGCGCCAACCGGCTGTATGTGCATGACAAGGTCTATGATGCCTTCGCCGAAAAACTGGTGCGGGCGGTCAATGCCCTCAAGATCGGCAACGGTGTGGAGGCCGGAGTCTCCATCGGCCCGCTGATCGATGCCAGAGCGGTCGCCAAGGTTCAGGAGCACATCGCTGATGCCACCGCCAAGGGCGCGCGCGTCCTGACAGGCGGCAAGACTCACACCCTCGGGCACTCGTTCTTCGAGCCCACCGTGCTGGCCGACGTGACGCCGACCATGGCCGTGGCCCGGGAAGAAACCTTCGGCCCCCTGGCGCCGCTGTTCCGTTTCTCGACCGAGGACGAAGTGGTGGCCATGGCCAATGACACCGAATTCGGGCTCGCAAGCTACTTCTACGCGCGTGACCTGGGGCGCGTCTGGCGGGTTGCCGAGCGTCTGGAATACGGCATGGTGGGAGTCAACACCGGATTGATCTCGAACGAGGTGGCCCCCTTCGGGGGCGTCAAGCAGTCCGGCATCGGGCGCGAGGGCTCACGCTACGGAATCGAGGATTATCTGGTGGTGAAGTACATCAATATGGGCGGGCTGGATGCCTGA